A window of Blautia argi genomic DNA:
TGATTCCATTGGATATGACTGGTATCAGGATCCCATGAGCCGTCCAAAGGGATATCCCCATTTTCATTACCTGCAGACAGAACAGGGCGCAGGAAAAATCAAAATTCAGGGAACCTGTCGTACCCTGAATCCCGGCGAAGGGCTGCTGATGGCTCCTTTTTTGCCTCACTCCTATGAAAGCGCCTCAAAAGAGGAATGGCGCACCTGCTTTTTCTCTCTTACCGGAACACTGGAAGGCAGTATCGGAACGCTTTTAAACAATCGCCCCATAATCCCTGTAGACAAGGAACTGGGAAGCCTGCTGCACAGAGAAATCGTACGAATTGCCGGCGCATACGCGCATTTGCCCGCCGGAACAAAGGCGCTCTCTGTAGACTGTTACAGTCTTCTCATGCACTTTGTAAACGGGGGATATGGAAATGATTTGGAAAAAGAAACGCTTTATAAGCGCTATGTCGAACCTGTTCTGAAACAGATTGATGCAGACTATGCCGCTGAACTCACCATACAGGAGTTGAGCAGCAGGGTAT
This region includes:
- a CDS encoding helix-turn-helix domain-containing protein; this encodes MPIYFRNTPVKQPFLFDSIGYDWYQDPMSRPKGYPHFHYLQTEQGAGKIKIQGTCRTLNPGEGLLMAPFLPHSYESASKEEWRTCFFSLTGTLEGSIGTLLNNRPIIPVDKELGSLLHREIVRIAGAYAHLPAGTKALSVDCYSLLMHFVNGGYGNDLEKETLYKRYVEPVLKQIDADYAAELTIQELSSRVYVTPQYLSRLFRRFLGCSAYEYLTTYRINKAKELLLVESSLEIQEIAIRTGFSDTSHFIAMFKKASGLTPGEFRRTNG